A DNA window from Synchiropus splendidus isolate RoL2022-P1 chromosome 2, RoL_Sspl_1.0, whole genome shotgun sequence contains the following coding sequences:
- the dkk2 gene encoding dickkopf-related protein 2 isoform X2, which translates to MLRSWNRCWLAVFLLTTLRTVTPQAPETRPKANSIKTVLTERTPTPATNRSATLHSGIPKKFNILAQVYPCSSDKECSVGSYCHSPQQAPSRCLTCRRRKRRCHRDAMCCPGNRCSNYICVAVSESVLSPHLSALDEHNKLSNKDHNWKKSGKSQAKHSLKGHEGDPCLRSSDCSDGYCCARHFWTKICKPVLRQGEVCTKQRKKGSHGLEIFQRCDCAKGLSCKVWKDATSSSKSRLHMCQKI; encoded by the exons ATGCTCCGCTCTTGGAATAGATGCTGGCTTGCGGTGTTTCTGCTCACCACGCTGCGGACTGTGACGCCTCAAGCGCCGGAGACGCGACCCAAAGCGAACTCCATCAAGACGGTTCTGACGGAGAGGACGCCGACACCGGCCACGAACCGCTCCGCCACCCTCCACAGTGGGATCCCAAAGAAATTCAACATCCTCGCACAG GTCTACCCCTGCAGCAGTGACAAGGAGTGCAGCGTGGGAAGTTACTGCCACAGCCCCCAGCAGGCGCCGTCCCGCTGCCTCACCTGCCGCCGGAGGAAGAGACGCTGCCACAGAGATGCCATGTGCTGCCCTGGAAACCGATGCAGCAACT ACATTTGCGTGGCTGTCTCCGAGAGCGTGCTGTCACCTCACCTCTCGGCGCTGGACGAACACAACAAACTCTCCAACAAGGATCACAACTGGAAGAAAAGCGGCAAGTCGCAGGCCAAACACTCTCTCAAAG GTCACGAGGGCGACCCCTGCTTACGCTCATCCGACTGCTCGGACGGCTACTGCTGCGCTCGCCACTTCTGGACCAAAATCTGCAAGCCGGTGCTGCGGCAGGGAGAAGTGTGCACCAAACAAAGGAAGAAAGGCTCTCACGGCCTGGAGATCTTCCAGCGCTGCGACTGTGCCAAAGGTCTCTCCTGCAAGGTGTGGAAAGATGCCACCTCCTCGTCCAAGTCCAGGCTCCACATGTGCCAGAAGATCTGA
- the dkk2 gene encoding dickkopf-related protein 2 isoform X1 gives MLRSWNRCWLAVFLLTTLRTVTPQAPETRPKANSIKTVLTERTPTPATNRSATLHSGIPKKFNILAQQVYPCSSDKECSVGSYCHSPQQAPSRCLTCRRRKRRCHRDAMCCPGNRCSNYICVAVSESVLSPHLSALDEHNKLSNKDHNWKKSGKSQAKHSLKGHEGDPCLRSSDCSDGYCCARHFWTKICKPVLRQGEVCTKQRKKGSHGLEIFQRCDCAKGLSCKVWKDATSSSKSRLHMCQKI, from the exons ATGCTCCGCTCTTGGAATAGATGCTGGCTTGCGGTGTTTCTGCTCACCACGCTGCGGACTGTGACGCCTCAAGCGCCGGAGACGCGACCCAAAGCGAACTCCATCAAGACGGTTCTGACGGAGAGGACGCCGACACCGGCCACGAACCGCTCCGCCACCCTCCACAGTGGGATCCCAAAGAAATTCAACATCCTCGCACAG CAGGTCTACCCCTGCAGCAGTGACAAGGAGTGCAGCGTGGGAAGTTACTGCCACAGCCCCCAGCAGGCGCCGTCCCGCTGCCTCACCTGCCGCCGGAGGAAGAGACGCTGCCACAGAGATGCCATGTGCTGCCCTGGAAACCGATGCAGCAACT ACATTTGCGTGGCTGTCTCCGAGAGCGTGCTGTCACCTCACCTCTCGGCGCTGGACGAACACAACAAACTCTCCAACAAGGATCACAACTGGAAGAAAAGCGGCAAGTCGCAGGCCAAACACTCTCTCAAAG GTCACGAGGGCGACCCCTGCTTACGCTCATCCGACTGCTCGGACGGCTACTGCTGCGCTCGCCACTTCTGGACCAAAATCTGCAAGCCGGTGCTGCGGCAGGGAGAAGTGTGCACCAAACAAAGGAAGAAAGGCTCTCACGGCCTGGAGATCTTCCAGCGCTGCGACTGTGCCAAAGGTCTCTCCTGCAAGGTGTGGAAAGATGCCACCTCCTCGTCCAAGTCCAGGCTCCACATGTGCCAGAAGATCTGA